From the Flavimarina sp. Hel_I_48 genome, one window contains:
- a CDS encoding acyl carrier protein encodes MMTQDSYERLKKIILPYLPEDVSVEDIEENSHLINDLNINSTHLVDIVLDIEDAFDITIEDDELEDMDTVAGSLALISEKRVSKG; translated from the coding sequence ATGATGACCCAAGATTCTTATGAGCGCCTTAAGAAAATAATACTACCATATCTTCCAGAAGATGTCTCCGTTGAGGACATTGAAGAGAATAGTCATTTAATAAACGACCTGAACATAAATTCGACGCATTTAGTGGATATTGTTCTGGACATTGAAGACGCTTTTGACATTACCATTGAGGACGACGAACTCGAAGATATGGATACCGTTGCAGGTTCCCTGGCCCTCATTTCCGAAAAAAGAGTATCGAAAGGTTAG